The Aquidulcibacter paucihalophilus genome has a window encoding:
- a CDS encoding TonB-dependent receptor, which yields MRLTNLLRTTVSAAVVGACAFGLAGAASAQDAAQDGPQTIDDIIVTAQKREQNLQDVPIVVTSLSAETLQDAGVRDIKDLQILTPGMTVTSTSSEASTTARIRGVGTVGDNPGLESSVGVVIDGVYRSRNSVGFGDLGEMARIEVLKGPQGTLFGKNTSAGVINIITEAPSFTPEFGAELTVGNYGAMAASGSVSGPISDTLAFRLYAGRRLRDGFMDIDIGDGPRPETTDNNQDFGTVRGQLLWLPSDNVSFRLIGDYSRRDEFCCIGTQIRTGPTFAFVDGLSVGTGQRPPAVGSGPLPYLRTGFANRSSYQEVTDRGVSLEANIDMPGINGALTSVTSWREWESSLGQDVDYTGADIAYRVNDGDYGFTVDNLTQEFRLAGSSDRFDWLVGLFATSEEVGRTDSWYFGADYTPFLSFLLSARLNAINPALPISPSTIGCYTRTAQTAPGFGACLATGGASNGGGPGFTVGQGFEDVYDQDSTSYAIFTNNTWHVTEQFDITLGLRYTMDEKSLQGLQRNVNGNGGACTAAATNAGAIGAVLGAATPAILGNFCLPWSNSAYNNRGVSESFDDGELSGTIKAAFRLNPSILTYVSYARGYKSFGYNLDRVQTGITPNASLFFPSEVVDSYEAGVKMTLLDRTLLLNATYFDQTFENFQLNTFLGTAFVVESIPELTSRGVDADMVWFTPIEGLSFQGGVTYTDAQYGVFTAADLSSPGNFPQLSLLPGARASFAPEWSATGSINYDRNIGNGMRMGFSLAAKYMDDYNTGSDLLPYKLQEAYTTMNGRIILGSEDERWTAEFWVQNLTDEEYIQVAYNAPLQGSAFQTTVQPNGTFYNPALDSQTYDAFLGQPRTYGATLRFKY from the coding sequence ATGCGCCTTACCAACCTTCTTCGCACCACTGTGTCGGCCGCCGTGGTCGGGGCATGCGCCTTCGGCCTCGCCGGTGCCGCATCCGCCCAGGACGCGGCCCAGGACGGCCCGCAGACCATCGACGACATCATCGTCACCGCCCAGAAGCGTGAGCAGAACCTTCAGGACGTGCCGATCGTGGTCACCAGCCTGTCGGCCGAGACCCTGCAGGACGCCGGCGTCCGTGACATCAAGGACCTGCAGATCCTGACCCCCGGCATGACCGTCACCTCGACGTCGTCGGAAGCCTCGACCACCGCCCGTATCCGCGGCGTCGGCACGGTCGGTGACAACCCCGGTCTGGAAAGCTCGGTCGGCGTGGTCATCGACGGCGTCTATCGTTCGCGCAACTCGGTCGGCTTCGGCGATCTGGGCGAAATGGCCCGCATCGAGGTCCTGAAGGGCCCGCAAGGCACGCTGTTCGGCAAGAACACCTCGGCCGGCGTCATCAACATCATCACCGAGGCCCCGTCGTTCACGCCGGAATTCGGTGCCGAACTGACCGTCGGCAACTACGGTGCCATGGCCGCTTCGGGCTCGGTCTCCGGCCCGATCAGCGACACCCTGGCCTTCCGCCTCTACGCCGGCCGCCGTCTGCGCGACGGCTTCATGGACATCGATATCGGTGACGGCCCGCGTCCCGAGACCACCGACAACAACCAGGACTTCGGCACCGTCCGCGGCCAGCTGCTGTGGCTGCCCAGCGACAACGTCTCGTTCCGCCTGATCGGCGACTATTCCCGTCGTGACGAGTTCTGCTGCATCGGCACCCAGATCCGCACCGGCCCGACCTTTGCGTTCGTTGACGGCCTCTCGGTCGGCACCGGCCAGCGTCCGCCGGCCGTCGGCAGCGGCCCGCTGCCCTACCTGCGCACGGGCTTCGCCAACCGCTCGTCCTACCAGGAAGTCACCGATCGCGGCGTCTCGCTCGAGGCCAACATCGACATGCCGGGCATCAACGGTGCCCTGACCTCGGTCACCTCGTGGCGTGAGTGGGAGTCCAGCCTCGGCCAGGACGTCGACTACACCGGCGCCGACATCGCCTACCGCGTCAACGACGGCGACTACGGCTTCACCGTCGACAACCTGACCCAGGAATTCCGCCTGGCGGGCTCCAGCGACCGGTTCGACTGGCTCGTCGGCCTGTTCGCCACCTCGGAAGAAGTCGGCCGCACCGACAGCTGGTATTTCGGCGCCGACTACACGCCGTTCCTGTCCTTCCTGCTCAGCGCCCGTCTCAACGCGATCAACCCGGCCCTGCCGATCAGCCCGAGCACCATCGGCTGCTACACCCGTACGGCCCAGACGGCTCCGGGCTTCGGCGCCTGCCTGGCCACCGGCGGCGCTTCCAACGGCGGCGGCCCCGGCTTCACCGTCGGTCAGGGCTTCGAGGATGTGTACGACCAGGACTCGACCTCGTACGCGATCTTCACCAACAACACCTGGCACGTCACCGAGCAGTTCGATATTACGCTCGGCCTGCGCTACACCATGGATGAGAAGAGCCTCCAGGGCCTGCAGCGCAACGTGAACGGCAACGGCGGTGCCTGCACCGCGGCGGCCACCAACGCGGGTGCCATCGGTGCTGTGCTCGGCGCGGCGACCCCGGCCATCCTGGGCAACTTCTGCCTTCCCTGGTCGAACTCCGCCTACAACAACCGCGGCGTTTCGGAGAGCTTCGATGACGGCGAGCTGAGCGGCACCATCAAGGCCGCCTTCCGCCTGAACCCGTCGATCCTGACCTATGTGTCGTACGCCCGCGGCTACAAGAGCTTCGGCTACAACCTGGACCGCGTGCAGACGGGCATCACGCCCAACGCCTCGCTGTTCTTCCCGTCGGAAGTGGTCGACAGCTACGAAGCCGGCGTGAAGATGACGCTGCTGGATCGCACCCTGCTGCTGAACGCCACCTACTTCGACCAGACGTTCGAGAACTTCCAGCTCAACACCTTCCTCGGCACCGCCTTCGTGGTGGAATCGATCCCTGAGCTGACCTCGCGCGGCGTCGATGCCGACATGGTCTGGTTCACCCCGATCGAGGGCCTGAGCTTCCAGGGCGGCGTCACCTACACGGACGCGCAGTACGGCGTCTTCACCGCCGCCGACCTGTCCAGCCCGGGCAACTTCCCGCAGCTCTCGCTGCTGCCGGGTGCCCGCGCCTCGTTCGCGCCCGAGTGGTCGGCCACCGGCTCGATCAACTACGATCGCAACATCGGCAACGGCATGCGCATGGGCTTCAGCCTCGCCGCCAAATACATGGACGACTACAACACGGGCTCCGACCTGCTCCCCTACAAGCTGCAGGAAGCCTACACGACCATGAACGGCCGCATCATCCTCGGCTCCGAGGACGAGCGCTGGACCGCCGAGTTCTGGGTCCAGAACCTGACCGACGAAGAGTACATCCAGGTCGCCTATAACGCTCCGCTGCAAGGCTCGGCGTTCCAGACGACGGTTCAGCCGAACGGGACCTTCTACAACCCGGCCCTGGACTCGCAGACCTACGACGCCTTCCTGGGCCAGCCGCGCACCTACGGCGCGACCCTGCGCTTCAAATACTAG
- the nhaA gene encoding Na+/H+ antiporter NhaA encodes MARKITLDFLKTEAASGMVLGLAAVAALIVANSPLAPAYFSWLKSEHILQIGPLLLELTISEWIKEGLMAVFFLVVGLEIKYEILKGELSDPRKLATPVLAALGGMIAPALVYLAVSGLLNGPHGGWPIPLATDIAFALAVFAVAARGLPSSLRVFLLTLAIVDDLGAIALIAVLFSSGVDWVPLAWVAGLLAVGALFASRRRVAAPFWVLGFGVVWYLTVLAGLSTSLTAVAFALIVPVADRSDDRQSPLKEAMHDLHPYVAYLVLPLFAFAKAGVSFAGLSLEQAFAPLVLGIALGLFIGKQIGVFGFAWLASALKVGRRPTDATWLELYGVSLLCGVGFTMSLFVGILAFPGAIDSVEQVEVKLGVLAGSFLSAAVGAAVLVAATRRRKILAGVGTDTHAR; translated from the coding sequence GTGGCGCGCAAGATCACACTCGACTTCCTCAAGACCGAGGCGGCGTCCGGCATGGTGCTGGGCCTGGCGGCCGTGGCGGCCCTGATCGTCGCCAACTCGCCGCTGGCACCCGCCTATTTCAGCTGGCTCAAGAGCGAGCACATCCTGCAGATCGGCCCGCTGTTGCTGGAGCTGACGATATCCGAGTGGATCAAGGAAGGCCTGATGGCGGTCTTCTTCCTCGTGGTCGGGCTGGAGATCAAATACGAGATTCTCAAGGGCGAGCTCAGCGACCCCCGCAAGCTGGCCACGCCGGTGCTGGCCGCACTGGGCGGCATGATCGCGCCAGCCCTCGTCTATCTGGCCGTTTCAGGTCTGCTGAACGGGCCGCACGGCGGGTGGCCGATCCCCCTTGCGACCGACATCGCCTTCGCCCTGGCGGTTTTCGCCGTGGCAGCGCGCGGCCTGCCGTCCTCGCTGCGGGTCTTCCTGCTCACGCTCGCCATCGTCGACGACCTCGGGGCGATCGCCCTGATCGCCGTCCTGTTCTCGAGCGGCGTTGACTGGGTCCCGCTGGCCTGGGTCGCGGGCCTGCTGGCGGTCGGTGCCCTGTTCGCCTCGCGCCGCCGCGTGGCCGCGCCCTTCTGGGTGCTGGGCTTCGGCGTGGTCTGGTACCTCACCGTCCTCGCCGGCCTGTCCACCTCCCTGACGGCGGTTGCCTTCGCCCTGATCGTGCCGGTCGCCGATCGGAGCGACGACCGTCAGAGCCCGCTGAAGGAGGCGATGCACGACCTCCACCCCTACGTCGCCTATCTGGTCCTGCCACTGTTCGCCTTCGCCAAGGCCGGGGTCTCCTTCGCCGGCCTGTCTCTCGAACAGGCCTTCGCGCCGCTGGTGCTGGGCATCGCCCTGGGCCTGTTCATCGGCAAGCAGATCGGCGTGTTCGGCTTCGCCTGGCTCGCCTCGGCCCTGAAGGTCGGCCGCCGCCCGACGGACGCGACCTGGCTCGAACTCTACGGCGTCAGCCTGCTGTGCGGGGTCGGGTTCACCATGAGCCTGTTTGTGGGGATCCTCGCCTTCCCGGGTGCCATCGACTCGGTGGAGCAGGTCGAGGTCAAACTGGGCGTGCTGGCGGGATCGTTCCTGTCTGCCGCCGTGGGGGCCGCGGTTCTTGTCGCGGCGACACGAAGGCGCAAGATTTTGGCCGGGGTGGGCACTGATACTCACGCCCGCTAG